In Synechococcus sp. A18-25c, a single window of DNA contains:
- a CDS encoding tellurite resistance TerB family protein: MTDADAFAAIALAAVACDGTLGREEAHALRRSLEYRTPYKNCTEQEMGSLFDRLLNTLRESGVNQLVGEALPALTAPQQETALALAVQLAHADRQVTPEESTFLQQLCESVSLPDGRAVVVMEAIMALHRDSLSS; the protein is encoded by the coding sequence CCGACGCAGACGCTTTTGCCGCCATTGCTCTCGCAGCTGTGGCCTGCGATGGAACCCTCGGTCGCGAGGAAGCGCATGCATTGAGGCGGTCATTGGAATATCGGACGCCCTACAAAAACTGCACGGAACAGGAGATGGGGTCCCTGTTCGATCGCCTGTTGAACACACTTAGGGAATCCGGCGTCAACCAGCTCGTCGGTGAAGCCTTGCCCGCCTTGACTGCTCCCCAGCAAGAAACCGCCCTTGCACTTGCGGTTCAGCTCGCCCATGCCGATCGCCAGGTCACTCCGGAAGAGAGCACGTTCCTCCAGCAACTCTGCGAGAGTGTGTCACTTCCTGATGGTCGCGCTGTGGTTGTGATGGAGGCGATCATGGCCCTCCACCGCGACAGCTTGTCCAGCTGA
- the psb32 gene encoding photosystem II repair protein Psb32 — MNRFTKLTGGLLAGLLCVLLGAPMAMAVSAQDFPAAPPEDAVVDSADVLSRASRNEITARLQELDQFHVDARLVTVRRLDYGLSLPAFGEELLGRWEAGTGQTDRPLLIFLEETQSKQAAVVASPALLEQLPESLLRSTGRTTMSQPLRDGDRFRQATLDGVERIETVLNGGEDPGPPVQVERVALPTNVPTAEETQESNAFTWVVVLLVVGTIVPMATWWIFSR; from the coding sequence ATGAACCGATTCACCAAGCTCACAGGCGGGTTGCTTGCAGGTCTCCTCTGCGTCTTGCTTGGGGCCCCGATGGCCATGGCAGTTTCAGCTCAGGACTTTCCCGCTGCACCTCCAGAGGATGCTGTGGTGGACTCTGCTGATGTTCTGAGTCGCGCCAGTCGGAACGAAATCACCGCTCGTTTGCAGGAGTTGGATCAGTTTCATGTCGACGCACGGCTGGTCACAGTGCGGCGTCTGGATTATGGATTGAGCCTGCCAGCGTTTGGAGAAGAGTTGCTGGGGCGCTGGGAAGCTGGTACCGGTCAGACCGATCGTCCACTGCTGATCTTCCTGGAAGAAACTCAAAGCAAGCAGGCTGCGGTCGTCGCGTCCCCAGCACTGTTGGAACAGTTGCCTGAGTCGTTGTTGCGCAGCACAGGTCGCACCACGATGAGCCAACCACTGCGCGATGGGGATCGTTTCCGTCAGGCCACCCTGGATGGTGTAGAGCGCATCGAAACCGTTTTAAACGGTGGAGAGGATCCAGGCCCTCCGGTGCAGGTCGAACGTGTAGCGCTTCCGACCAACGTACCCACAGCTGAAGAAACCCAAGAGAGCAACGCCTTCACATGGGTTGTCGTTCTTCTGGTGGTCGGCACCATAGTTCCGATGGCTACTTGGTGGATCTTCTCCCGCTGA